One Leopardus geoffroyi isolate Oge1 chromosome C1, O.geoffroyi_Oge1_pat1.0, whole genome shotgun sequence DNA segment encodes these proteins:
- the FBXO2 gene encoding F-box only protein 2 isoform X1, with protein sequence MVGSPGAVPRGESLGQPEEVSPEGQQEEAGAEEASAGEERPEEEEEEEEAAAAYLEELPEPLLLRVLAELPAAELVQACRLVCLRWKELVDGAPLWLLKCQQEGLVPEGGAEDERDHWQQFYFLSKRRRNLLRNPCGAEDLEGWCDVEHGGDGWRVEDLPGDCGVEFIHDESVKKYFASSFEWCRKAQVVDLQAEGYWEELLDTAQPAIVVKDWYSGRRDAGCLYELTVKLLSEHEDVLAEFSSGQVAVPPDSDDGWIQISHTFTDYGPGVRFVRFEHGGQDSVYWKGWFGARVTNSSVWVEP encoded by the exons ATGGTGGGAAGTCCGGGAGCCGTCCCcagaggag AGAGCTTGGGCCAGCCGGAGGAGGTGAGCCcggaggggcagcaggaggaagCCGGCGCGGAGGAGGCCAGCGCCGGGGAGGAGCggcccgaggaggaggaggaggaggaggaggcggcggcggcgtaCCTGGAGGAGCTGCCCGAGCCGCTGCTGCTGCGCGTGCTGGCCGAGCTGCCGGCCGCCGAGCTGGTGCAGGCCTGCCGCCTGGTGTGCCTGCGCTGGAAGGAGCTGGTGGACGGCGCCCCCCTCTGGCTGCTCAAGTGTCAGCAGGAGGGGCTGGTGCCCGAGGGCGGCGCCGAGGACGAGCGCGACCACTGGCAACAGTTTTACTTCCTGAGCAAGCGGCGGCGCAACCTTCTGCGCAACCCGTGCGGGGCAG AGGACCTGGAGGGCTGGTGCGACGTGGAGCACGGAGGGGACGGCTGGAGGGTGGAGGACCTGCCCGGAGACTGTGGGGTGGAATTCATCCACGACGAGAGCGTCAAGAAGTACTTCGCCTCCTCCTTTGA GTGGTGTCGCAAAGCGCAGGTCGTTGACCTGCAGGCTGAGGGCTACTGGGAGGAGCTGCTGGACACCGCTCAGCCGGCCATCGTGGTGAAGGACTG GTACTCGGGCCGCAGGGACGCCGGCTGCCTGTACGAGCTCACGGTGAAGCTGCTGTCGGAGCACGAGGACGTGCTGGCCGAGTTCAGCAGCGGGCAGGTGGCGGTGCCCCCAGACAGCGACGATGGCTGGATCCAG ATCTCTCACACCTTCACCGACTATGGGCCCGGTGTCCGCTTTGTCCGCTTCGAACATGGGGGTCAGGACTCCGTCTACTGGAAGGGCTGGTTCGGGGCCCGAGTGACCAACAGCAGCGTGTGGGTGGAGCCCTGA
- the FBXO2 gene encoding F-box only protein 2 isoform X2 — protein MDGDGEPESLGQPEEVSPEGQQEEAGAEEASAGEERPEEEEEEEEAAAAYLEELPEPLLLRVLAELPAAELVQACRLVCLRWKELVDGAPLWLLKCQQEGLVPEGGAEDERDHWQQFYFLSKRRRNLLRNPCGAEDLEGWCDVEHGGDGWRVEDLPGDCGVEFIHDESVKKYFASSFEWCRKAQVVDLQAEGYWEELLDTAQPAIVVKDWYSGRRDAGCLYELTVKLLSEHEDVLAEFSSGQVAVPPDSDDGWIQISHTFTDYGPGVRFVRFEHGGQDSVYWKGWFGARVTNSSVWVEP, from the exons AGAGCTTGGGCCAGCCGGAGGAGGTGAGCCcggaggggcagcaggaggaagCCGGCGCGGAGGAGGCCAGCGCCGGGGAGGAGCggcccgaggaggaggaggaggaggaggaggcggcggcggcgtaCCTGGAGGAGCTGCCCGAGCCGCTGCTGCTGCGCGTGCTGGCCGAGCTGCCGGCCGCCGAGCTGGTGCAGGCCTGCCGCCTGGTGTGCCTGCGCTGGAAGGAGCTGGTGGACGGCGCCCCCCTCTGGCTGCTCAAGTGTCAGCAGGAGGGGCTGGTGCCCGAGGGCGGCGCCGAGGACGAGCGCGACCACTGGCAACAGTTTTACTTCCTGAGCAAGCGGCGGCGCAACCTTCTGCGCAACCCGTGCGGGGCAG AGGACCTGGAGGGCTGGTGCGACGTGGAGCACGGAGGGGACGGCTGGAGGGTGGAGGACCTGCCCGGAGACTGTGGGGTGGAATTCATCCACGACGAGAGCGTCAAGAAGTACTTCGCCTCCTCCTTTGA GTGGTGTCGCAAAGCGCAGGTCGTTGACCTGCAGGCTGAGGGCTACTGGGAGGAGCTGCTGGACACCGCTCAGCCGGCCATCGTGGTGAAGGACTG GTACTCGGGCCGCAGGGACGCCGGCTGCCTGTACGAGCTCACGGTGAAGCTGCTGTCGGAGCACGAGGACGTGCTGGCCGAGTTCAGCAGCGGGCAGGTGGCGGTGCCCCCAGACAGCGACGATGGCTGGATCCAG ATCTCTCACACCTTCACCGACTATGGGCCCGGTGTCCGCTTTGTCCGCTTCGAACATGGGGGTCAGGACTCCGTCTACTGGAAGGGCTGGTTCGGGGCCCGAGTGACCAACAGCAGCGTGTGGGTGGAGCCCTGA